A genomic window from Yarrowia lipolytica chromosome 1D, complete sequence includes:
- a CDS encoding uncharacterized protein (Compare to YALI0D10329g, weakly similar to uniprot|O42662 Schizosaccharomyces pombe Possible DNA methylase): protein MHVTCCFICRTRTSGHFSVQIVACGTLPLTHYSYRTLTDAMEWIHEISELNPFIKNGAFDFSTAEANCEFTKASLLRDYGLKVELDPARLCPRVPIRVAYVEWIGELIPETLEPKTVTGLDVGTGTSCIYPLLAAKIYGWNMIGSDIDDKAAETAQKNIERNPEIEKLITVKHVSPQRDFFDFPNITFTMCNPPFYASFEEMETSLSNKTSRPAGELKAAQTELITTGGELGFLQRMIGDSKRHKDILWFTSMVGKKDTMEKVCAQLKEEEIYHTVVSRRPGKTKRWFIAWTFTPTAKHECVSGDYSLGAVEKVLINNDVPYKKVNTSIVALPKGDIWSRRYKRAKLRKDTVEHQQQYEFLFTEKTLVWKQGTDKTVWDSFGSWIARNLKENK, encoded by the coding sequence atGCACGTGACATGCTGTTTTATATgccgtactcgtacaagtgGTCACTTTTCAGTTCAGATAGTCGCGTGCGGAACCTTACCTCTTACTCACTACTCATACCGGACACTCACAGATGCCATGGAATGGATACACGAGATATCCGAGCTGAACCCGTTCATCAAAAACGGCGCGTTTGATTTCTCCACTGCCGAGGCAAACTGCGAATTCACAAAGGCGTCCCTGTTGAGGGATTACGGTCTGAAAGTTGAACTGGACCCTGCTAGACTGTGTCCTCGAGTACCCATTCGTGTAGCTTATGTTGAGTGGATTGGTGAGCTGATTCCAGAGACGCTGGAACCAAAGACAGTGACTGGACTCGATGTAGGCACAGGCACATCGTGTATCTATCCTTTATTGGCAGCCAAGATTTACGGATGGAACATGATAGGCAGCGATATCGACGACAAGGCGGCTGAAACGgctcaaaaaaatattgAAAGGAATCCAGAAATTGAGAAATTGATCACCGTCAAGCATGTGAGTCCACAAAGGGACTTCTTTGACTTCCCGAACATCACTTTCACAATGTGCAACCCTCCGTTCTATGCGTCGTttgaggagatggaaaCCAGTCTGTCCAACAAGACTAGCAGACCTGCCGGTGAATTAAAAGCTGCCCAAACAGAACTTATCACCACGGGTGGAGAACTCGGCTTCCTACAGCGCATGATAGGCGACTCGAAAAGACACAAGGACATTCTCTGGTTCACGTCCATGGTGGGAAAGAAAGATACCATGGAAAAGGTGTGTGCTCaactcaaggaggaggagataTATCACACGGTGGTTTCGAGACGCCCAGGAAAGACAAAACGATGGTTCATCGCCTGGACTTTCACTCCGACCGCAAAACACGAATGTGTGTCTGGAGACTACAGCTTGGGggctgtggagaaggtgttgATTAACAACGATGTCCCATATAAGAAGGTCAACACAAGCATTGTTGCACTTCCAAAAGGTGATATATGGAGCAGAAGGTACAAGAGGGCGAAACTGAGAAAGGACACAGTTGAACACCAGCAACAGTATGAGTTTCTGTTCACAGAAAAGACTCTAGTATGGAAACAGGGCACAGACAAGACTGTCTGGGACTCTTTTGGTTCGTGGATCGCAAGGAACCTGAAGGAGAATAAGTAA
- a CDS encoding uncharacterized protein (Compare to YALI0D10285g, weakly similar to uniprot|P53971 Saccharomyces cerevisiae YNL023c FAP1 Shuttle craft like transcriptional regulator with 8 zf-NF-X1 zinc fingers and R3H domain, similar to Saccharomyces cerevisiae FAP1 (YNL023C); ancestral locus Anc_2.288), with the protein MSNNSLGAIPASDSESDGVYEQTASEFESEIELETNENEHENNNAESVALEDLCLNGAASEVPSLEQNDENDVSDVSEEDDSDAHSETSFQDITDQLIAEISAGEYPCLICTEDITPKSKIWNCPTCYRVYDIDCISDWAGRGLKAPIPPGEANKNKRPNWKCPSCNGAFEKQPKTYTCWCGKVQDPFVNELVPHSCGQTCGQSIDCVHGCSSACHPGPHVECSAMGPVMSCACGRSRRQWPCVLTPYKGWSCEVVCGEIMPCGEHTCSRQCHTGLCSVCVETTPAKCFCGKTEKNITCHMDEEMQNQNGRYSCEDVCDTLFDCGIHKCEEICHPFVSHECPLIPSRQTHCYCGQTKNEDLGIERTKCTDAVPTCSLTCSKTLSSCDHKCPQKCHSGDCPPCKETVKMHCSCGRQTFSVPCGTSETPKCTHKCAALLSCRKHYCMDECCEWEAVAIQREKQRKKTGAQIPVEEPKHHCEKNCNRLLKCGIHRCPDRCHSGACKPCMQATSWDDVNCPCGRTTTYAPIRCGTALEVCAWPCERDPPCGHRRIQHTCHSDSEPCPPCPVLMNKPCQCGKSTVKGVRCFQTQVTCSQTCGELLACGVHKCSKHCHVPGECEECTHGCGKTLSCGHVCKAPCHAPFPCDESELCKEKVEVTCECGNIVEERECGGSKSTKRHEEELPCSADCYNKQRLKNMAGALDIAVTRSGERVIDYAAIMFEYPEEIIDFYRQEPSFCIEMEQKIAALVNDESKKVLRFPPMHTAQRAFLHQLAEVYGFTSISQDPEPYRSVSIMQNFPYAAKPPITIRDCVMRRNSSV; encoded by the coding sequence ATGTCCAACAACAGTCTAGGCGCCATACCAGCTTCGGATTCCGAGTCTGACGGTGTTTATGAACAAACAGCAAGCGAATTCGAGTCTGAAATTGAACTAGAAACCAACGAAAATGAGCatgaaaacaacaacgCCGAGTCTGTGGCGTTAGAAGATCTTTGTCTGAATGGAGCGGCTTCCGAAGTTCCTTCTCTAGAGCAGAACGACGAAAACGACGTTTCAGACGTTTCAGAGGAAGATGACTCAGATGCCCACTCAGAAACCTCCTTCCAAGACATAACAGACCAGCTGATCGCCGAGATTTCTGCCGGCGAGTACCCGTGCCTCATTTGTACGGAAGATATCACACCCAAGTCCAAGATCTGGAACTGTCCTACCTGCTACAGAGTCTACGATATTGACTGCATCAGTGACTGGGCCGGCCGAGGTCTCAAGGCTCCCATCCCGCCTGGAGAAgccaacaagaacaagagaCCCAACTGGAAATGTCCCTCGTGTAATGGCGCGTTCGAGAAACAGCCCAAAACATACACCTGTTGGTGTGGCAAGGTGCAGGATCCGTTCGTCAACGAACTGGTACCTCACTCTTGCGGCCAGACTTGCGGTCAATCAATCGATTGTGTCCATGGCTGCTCGTCAGCGTGCCACCCAGGACCCCATGTTGAATGCTCAGCCATGGGACCTGTTATGTCTTGTGCCTGTGGACGATCTAGACGTCAGTGGCCCTGTGTGCTTACTCCTTACAAAGGCTGGAGCTGCGAGGTTGTCTGTGGCGAAATCATGCCCTGTGGAGAACACACGTGTTCGCGCCAGTGCCACACAGGTCTCTGTTCGGTCTGTGTGGAAACTACTCCTGCCAAATGTTTCTGTGGAAAGACTGAGAAGAATATCACGTGTCAtatggacgaggagatgcagAACCAGAACGGTCGGTACTCGTGCGAAGATGTCTGTGACACACTGTTTGACTGTGGTATTCACAAGTGTGAAGAAATCTGTCATCCGTTTGTCTCCCATGAATGTCCTCTAATCCCCTCCAGACAGACTCACTGTTACTGTGGCCAAACCAAGAATGAAGATCTGGGCATTGAGCGGACTAAATGTACAGATGCAGTGCCCACGTGTTCTCTGACGTGCTCTAAAACCCTCTCTTCTTGTGACCACAAGTGTCCCCAAAAATGTCACTCTGGAGACTGTCCTCCTTGCAAGGAAACAGTCAAGATGCACTGCTCCTGTGGCAGGCAGACCTTCTCTGTTCCCTGCGGCACCTCAGAAACCCCCAAGTGTACCCACAAGTGCGCAGCTCTCCTGTCGTGCAGAAAACACTACTGCATGGACGAGTGTTGTGAATGGGAGGCTGTGGCTATCCAGCGAGAGAAGCAACGCAAGAAAACAGGCGCACAGATCCCTGTCGAAGAGCCCAAGCATCATTGTGAAAAGAACTGTAACCGACTCCTCAAATGTGGCATCCACAGGTGTCCAGATAGATGCCACTCAGGAGCCTGTAAGCCCTGCATGCAGGCCACCTCCTGGGACGACGTCAACTGTCCCTGCGGCCGAACTACCACCTACGCTCCTATCCGGTGTGGCACTGCTCTCGAGGTGTGTGCTTGGCCCTGTGAACGAGATCCTCCCTGTGGACATCGACGTATCCAACACACGTGCCACAGCGACTCGGAGCCTTGTCCTCCCTGTCCGGTGCTCATGAACAAACCCTGTCAGTGCGGAAAGAGCACCGTGAAGGGTGTTCGATGTTTCCAGACCCAGGTCACGTGTTCTCAAACCTGTGGAGAGCTGCTAGCGTGTGGAGTTCACAAGTGCTCGAAACACTGCCACGTACCCGGCGAGTGTGAAGAGTGCACCCACGGTTGTGGCAAGACTCTCAGCTGCGGTCACGTGTGTAAGGCTCCTTGTCACGCTCCTTTCCCCTGCGACGAGTCTGAACTGTGCAAGGAGAAGGTCGAGGTCACGTGCGAGTGCGGCAATATTGTTGAGGAGCGTGAGTGCGGTGGTTCCAAGTCAACCAAGCGGcatgaggaggagcttcCCTGTTCGGCCGACTGTTACAACAAACAGCGACTCAAGAACATGGCTGGAGCTTTGGATATCGCTGTGACACGATCGGGTGAGCGAGTCATTGACTATGCGGCCATCATGTTTGAATACCCCGAGGAAATCATTGACTTTTACAGACAGGAGCCGTCATTTTGCATTGAGATGGAGCAAAAGATTGCAGCTCTGGTGAACGATGAGTCGAAGAAGGTTCTGAGGTTCCCGCCCATGCACACAGCTCAACGAGCATTCTTGCACCAGCTGGCTGAGGTATACGGCTTTACCTCCATTAGTCAAGATCCTGAGCCGTATAGATCTGTTTCGATTATGCAGAACTTTCCCTACGCCGCCAAGCCTCCTATCACCATCAGGGATTGTGTCATGAGGAGAAACAGCTCTGTCTAG
- a CDS encoding uncharacterized protein (Compare to YALI0D10307g, similar to uniprot|P53290 Saccharomyces cerevisiae YGR163W GTP-binding protein GTR2, similar to Saccharomyces cerevisiae GTR2 (YGR163W); ancestral locus Anc_4.54), with protein MSETAIINVSSLDRPKVLLMGLRRSGKSSICKVVFHNMQPLDTLYIESTSKPVEEEFNSLIDFSVQELPGQLNFFEPDQYIDSDRLFQNVGALVYVIDSQDEYLNALSNLHNIIEYAFKINPDINVEVLIHKVDGLSEDFRLDTQRDIMQRVSDELVDARLDDGDVKLNFHLTSIFDHSIYEAFSRIIQKLIPELPVFENLLNVLCSHSLFEKVFLFDVNSKIYVATDSSPVDNQTYEVCTDFIDVAVDLDNLYENGSDSKSSENTLKCVSKLQNGVTLHLHQMVKGLALVGLIRKENGQKMALVDYNVQVFREGLERIWGINKK; from the coding sequence ATGTCCGAAACAGCCATCATCAACGTGTCGTCGTTGGACCGTCCCAAGGTCCTTCTGATGGGTCTCCGGCGGTCCGGCAAGTCGTCCATCTGTAAAGTCGTCTTCCACAACATGCAGCCTCTCGACACTCTGTATATTGAGTCCACTTCCAAGCCTGTTGAAGAGGAGTTCAACTCGCTGATCGATTTCAGCGTGCAGGAGCTGCCCGGCCAGCTCAATTTCTTCGAGCCCGACCAATACATTGACTCTGATCGGCTCTTTCAAAACGTCGGGGCTCTGGTCTACGTGATTGACTCTCAGGACGAGTATCTCAACGCTCTATCCAACCTGCACAACATCATCGAGTACGCCTTCAAGATCAACCCGGACATCAACGTGGAGGTGCTGATCCACAAAGTCGATGGCCTCAGTGAGGACTTCCGTCTCGATACCCAGAGAGATATCATGCAACGAGTGTCAGACGAACTGGTAGACGCTCGGCTGGACGACGGAGATGTCAAGCTCAACTTCCACCTCACGTCCATTTTCGACCACTCCATCTACGAGGCGTTCAGTCGAATCATCCAAAAACTGATTCCTGAACTCCCGGTGTTTGAAAATCTGCTCAACGTTCTGTGTTCACATTCGCTGTTTGAAAAGGTGTTTCTCTTCGACGTCAACTCGAAGATCTACGTAGCTACAGACTCATCGCCCGTCGATAACCAGACTTACGAGGTGTGCACGGACTTTATTGACGTCGCTGTCGATCTGGACAATCTGTATGAGAATGGATCGGACTCAAAGAGCTCGGAAAACACCCTCAAGTGTGTGTCCAAGCTGCAAAACGGAGTCACGTTGCATCTGCATCAAATGGTCAAGggtctggctctggtgggTCTGATCAGAAAGGAGAATGGCCAAAAGATGGCCCTGGTGGACTACAACGTCCAGGTTTTCCGCGAAGGACTGGAGCGAATCTGGGGGATAAACAAAAAGTAA